A genomic segment from Juglans regia cultivar Chandler chromosome 14, Walnut 2.0, whole genome shotgun sequence encodes:
- the LOC109008511 gene encoding transcription factor bHLH62, with protein MENEFFLNAGVPLSLHFESSASMPMWHSLSSAMEIQGTEVNCLSEQSQDCFLNPNWEKSADHGVHFDSALSSMVSSPAASNTNLSNDSFVIRELIGKLGNIGNSGDISPHSQPLLASYIGGNTSANTSCYSTPLNSPPKLNVPRMDHLVKENLPSLGKSMPLNSSVADFSADPGFAERAARFSRFGSKSFNDRTSQFGIKNTDVSCRSYLPMDTEGLPRVSSSPSLNALGSQMGAQENNISPLQDRTELANSQEESTVSEQIPKGETGLKGSNDVNSRKRKTASKGKAKEATKAEEANDKSNAKRCKTTEANGNENGPVKAEEETKGSTRCAGDEKQSKSSTKPPEPPKDYIHVRARRGQATDSHSLAERVRREKISERMKLLQDLVPGCNKITGKALMLDEIINYVQSLQRQVEFLSMKLASVNTRMDFNMDSLMISKDIFRSNNPSPHAIFPLDSSASAFYGHHPQQNPALHTNVSNGTATQCPVDPLNTAPCQSLGVQLPPLNGYSESVSQYPMYGEDDLQTIVQMGFGQNTNGETAILQPRRFHVSDQATHAKVEL; from the exons ATGGAGAACGAGTTTTTTCTTAATGCAGGAGTCCCTCTGTCGCTTCATTTTGAATCGTCAGCTTCAATGCCCATGTGGCACTCTCTTTCATCCGCCATGGAAATTCAAGGGACCGAGGTGAATTGCTTGTCCGAGCAATCCCAAGATTGCTTCTTGAATCCTAACTGGGAAAAGTCAGCGGATCATGGCGTCCACTTCGATTCAGCCCTGAGTTCAATGGTGTCCTCACCTGCAGCGTCAAATACCAACTTGTCCAATGACAGCTTTGTGATTAGGGAGTTGATTGGGAAGCTGGGAAACATTGGCAATTCTGGGGACATCTCGCCGCATTCTCAGCCCTTGTTAGCTTCTTACATTGGTGGAAATACCAGTGCCAACACTTCCTGTTATAGTACGCCTTTGAATTCTCCTCCAAAGCTAAACGTGCCGAGGATGGATCACTTGGTAAAAGAAAACTTACCCAGCTTGGGAAAATCGATGCCTTTGAATTCCAGTGTGGCAGATTTCTCTGCTGACCCTGGATTTGCTGAGAGGGCTGCCAGATTCTCCCGCTTTGGTAGCAAGAGTTTCAATGATCGGACGAGCCAATTCGGGATAAAGAATACTGATGTCTCTTGTAGATCGTATCTACCAATGGATACTGAGGGGCTCCCCCGAGTTTCGAGCAGTCCTTCTCTGAACGCACTCGGATCTCAAATGGGTGCCCAGGAAAACAACATTTCCCCATTGCAGGATCGGACTGAATTGGCGAATTCTCAAGAGGAATCCACAGTCTCTGAACAAATTCCAAAAGGGGAGACAGGTTTGAAAGGTTCCAACGATGTGAATTCCAGGAAAAGAAAAACGGCTTCCAAGGGAAAAGCAAAGGAGGCTACAAAG GCGGAGGAAGCTAACGACAAGTCGAATGCAAAGAGATGCAAGACGACTGAGgcaaatggaaatgaaaatggCCCTGTAAAAGCAGAGGAAGAAACTAAAGGAAGTACTAGATGTGCAGGGGatgaaaaacagagcaagtcTAGTACAAAGCCTCCTGAGCCTCCCAAGGACTACATTCATGTCAGAGCAAGAAGGGGTCAGGCAACCGACAGCCATAGCCTCGCCGAAAGA GTCCGAAGAGAGAAGATTAGCGAAAGGATGAAGCTTCTGCAAGATCTAGTGCCTGGTTGCAATAAG ATCACAGGAAAAGCACTTATGCTCGACGAAATTATCAACTACGTCCAGTCATTGCAACGTCAAGTCGAG TTCCTCTCCATGAAATTGGCTTCTGTCAATACCAGGATGGATTTCAACATGGATAGTCTGATGATCTCCAAAGAT ATATTTCGATCAAACAACCCTTCTCCACACGCAATATTCCCATTAGATTCCTCGGCATCAGCTTTTTATGGTCATCATCCCCAGCAAAATCCGGCACTGCATACCAACGTATCTAATGGGACAGCGACACAATGCCCAGTGGACCCATTAAATACTGCACCATGCCAAAGTCTTGGCGTGCAATTACCTCCACTCAATGGATATAGCGAGAGTGTCTCTCAA TACCCAATGTACGGCGAAGATGACCTGCAAACCATTGTACAGATGGGTTTTGGTCAAAATACCAACGGGGAAACAGCAATATTGCAGCCACGAAGGTTCCATG TCTCAGATCAAGCAACGCATGCGAAAGTTGAGCTCTGA